A window of the Nibribacter ruber genome harbors these coding sequences:
- the metH gene encoding methionine synthase: MTRIEEEVQKRILVLDGAMGTMIQRYNLQEEDYRGERFKDHPTDVKGNNDLLSLTQPHIIKEIHSQYFEAGADIAETNTFSGTSIAMADYQMEDLVYELNFESARVAREAADEWTAKTPDKPRFVAGAMGPTNRTASLSPDVNNPGYRAITFDDLVEAYTEQIRGLVDGGVDVLLVETIFDTLNAKAALFAIDQYSQQTGKRLPIMVSGTITDASGRTLSGQTVEAFLYSVSHMPLLSVGFNCALGAKQLRPHLQSLDKASKFRISAYPNAGLPNAFGAYDETPEQMGEHIRDYLENNFVNIVGGCCGTTPPHIKVIAQIAQEFSPRPLPELPAVPTYSGLEPLTVFEGSNFVNIGERTNITGSKQFKRLIVNGQYEEALAIARGQVENGAQIIDVNMDEGLLDSEAAMTTFLNLIASEPDIARVPIMIDSSKWSVIEAGLKCVQGKAIVNSISLKEGEAQFKEIARKVRSYGAAVVVMAFDEEGQADNYERRIQICQRAYNILTKEVGFPPQDIIFDPNILTVATGMEEHNNYAVDFINATRWIKENLPGCKVSGGVSNISFSFRGNDPVREAMHSVFLYHAIKAGLDMGIVNAGMLEVYEQIPKDLLERVEDVILNRRPDATERLVDFAETVKNKGKEIVRDEAWRSEPVQKRLTHALVKGLVEYIDQDVEEARHLFQKPLEVIEGPLMDGMNVVGDLFQEGKMFLPQVVKSARVMKKAVAYLLPFIEEEKARVAALEPHPQPLGSLLGEHVFRADPKKWEALLNFSRDGRKNPTVAEDILWPELRGKKLEGHKFRRQHPIHEFIADFVCIRKMLVIEVDGEYHTKQQEYDALRSEVLNSLGYRVLRFTNEEILQETPLVLEKIKQTLQLEPLSPQNTPADTPSPRGRGQGSGASRFAGKILLATVKGDVHDIGKNIVGVVLACNNYEVIDLGVMTPIDKILETARQENVDVIGLSGLITPSLDEMVSVAREMERQNFNVPLLIGGATTSRAHTAVKIAPAYKGTVVHVLDASRSVPVVGSLLSPDNREKFAQDMKAEYDEMREGYLSRQKEKKYLTLPQARANKLPIDWKAEDIYQPAKTGVTVFKGFPLEELVPYIDWTPFFQTWELHGRFPKLLEDPLIGSEATKLFADAQALLKRIVDEKLLIANGIVGLFPANSIGEDDIEVYGHEQRTEVLTTFRSLRQQGQKGPGVPNLALADFVAPKETALPDYVGGFAVTTGHGLEELLQEFAADHDDYHSIMAKALADRLAEAFAEKLHEIVRKELWAYEPEESLTNEELIKEKYQGIRPAPGYPACPDHTEKTTLFQLLDVEKHTGITLTESLAMYPTAAVSGLYFAHKQSRYFGLGKIEKDQVTDYAQRKGMTVEETERWLSPNLNY; encoded by the coding sequence ATGACGCGCATAGAGGAAGAAGTACAAAAACGAATTTTAGTCTTAGACGGTGCCATGGGCACCATGATTCAACGCTACAACCTCCAAGAAGAGGACTACCGCGGTGAGCGTTTTAAAGACCATCCCACAGATGTAAAGGGCAACAATGATTTGCTTTCCCTCACGCAGCCGCACATCATCAAAGAAATACACAGCCAGTACTTTGAGGCCGGCGCCGATATAGCGGAGACCAACACGTTCAGCGGCACCTCCATTGCCATGGCCGATTACCAGATGGAGGATTTGGTCTACGAACTCAATTTTGAATCTGCCCGCGTAGCCCGTGAAGCGGCCGATGAGTGGACCGCGAAGACCCCAGACAAACCGCGTTTTGTGGCCGGCGCCATGGGCCCTACCAACCGTACTGCCTCTCTTTCACCAGACGTAAACAACCCTGGCTACCGCGCCATCACCTTTGATGATTTAGTAGAGGCGTACACTGAGCAGATTAGAGGCTTGGTAGACGGCGGCGTAGATGTGCTATTGGTGGAAACCATCTTTGATACCTTGAATGCCAAGGCGGCTTTGTTCGCCATTGACCAATACAGCCAGCAGACGGGCAAGCGTCTGCCTATCATGGTGTCTGGTACCATCACAGATGCCAGCGGCCGTACCCTTTCTGGGCAAACGGTAGAGGCGTTTTTGTACTCGGTGTCGCACATGCCGTTATTGAGTGTGGGCTTTAATTGCGCCTTGGGCGCGAAGCAGTTGCGTCCGCACTTGCAGTCTTTGGACAAAGCGTCTAAATTCAGAATCAGTGCCTACCCGAATGCTGGTTTGCCAAACGCGTTTGGGGCCTATGATGAGACGCCTGAGCAGATGGGCGAGCACATACGGGATTATTTAGAAAACAACTTCGTGAACATTGTGGGTGGTTGTTGTGGCACTACGCCGCCGCACATCAAAGTCATTGCCCAGATTGCCCAAGAATTCTCACCGCGTCCCCTCCCGGAATTACCGGCCGTTCCCACCTACTCCGGCTTGGAACCCCTCACCGTCTTTGAAGGCTCCAACTTCGTCAACATCGGCGAACGAACCAACATCACCGGCTCCAAGCAATTCAAGCGCCTTATTGTAAACGGCCAGTATGAAGAAGCCCTGGCCATCGCCCGCGGGCAGGTAGAAAACGGTGCCCAAATCATAGACGTGAACATGGACGAAGGTCTGCTGGACTCCGAAGCCGCCATGACCACCTTCCTCAACCTTATCGCCTCAGAACCAGACATCGCCCGCGTGCCCATCATGATTGACTCCTCTAAGTGGAGCGTGATTGAAGCCGGTCTGAAGTGCGTGCAAGGAAAAGCCATTGTCAACTCCATCTCCCTCAAAGAAGGCGAAGCCCAGTTCAAGGAAATCGCTCGCAAGGTGCGCAGTTACGGGGCCGCCGTGGTGGTGATGGCTTTTGACGAAGAAGGCCAAGCCGACAACTACGAACGCCGCATACAAATCTGCCAGCGTGCTTATAACATATTAACAAAAGAAGTAGGCTTCCCGCCGCAGGACATCATCTTTGACCCGAACATCTTAACGGTGGCCACGGGCATGGAAGAGCACAACAACTACGCCGTAGACTTCATCAACGCCACCCGCTGGATTAAAGAAAACCTGCCGGGCTGTAAAGTAAGCGGCGGCGTGAGCAACATTTCTTTCTCGTTCAGGGGCAATGACCCCGTGCGCGAGGCCATGCACTCTGTGTTTTTGTACCACGCCATCAAAGCCGGTCTGGACATGGGTATTGTCAACGCGGGAATGCTGGAAGTCTACGAGCAAATCCCGAAGGATCTGCTGGAGCGCGTAGAGGATGTAATCTTGAACCGCCGTCCAGATGCCACCGAGCGCTTGGTAGATTTCGCTGAAACGGTAAAAAACAAAGGCAAAGAGATTGTCCGGGATGAGGCCTGGCGCAGTGAGCCGGTGCAGAAGCGTCTGACGCACGCGCTGGTGAAAGGCCTGGTGGAATACATTGACCAGGACGTAGAAGAAGCCCGTCACCTGTTCCAGAAGCCGCTGGAAGTGATTGAAGGCCCGTTGATGGATGGCATGAACGTGGTGGGCGACTTGTTCCAGGAAGGAAAAATGTTTCTGCCGCAAGTGGTGAAAAGTGCGCGCGTCATGAAAAAGGCCGTGGCCTATCTGTTGCCGTTTATTGAGGAGGAGAAGGCAAGAGTGGCGGCGTTAGAGCCCCACCCCCAGCCCCTCGGCTCTCTTTTAGGCGAGCATGTTTTTAGAGCTGATCCGAAGAAGTGGGAAGCGCTTTTGAATTTTAGTCGTGATGGCCGGAAGAACCCAACCGTAGCTGAAGATATCTTATGGCCAGAGCTTAGAGGAAAGAAGCTAGAAGGTCATAAATTCAGAAGGCAACACCCCATACATGAATTTATTGCTGACTTTGTCTGCATCAGAAAGATGCTAGTCATAGAAGTTGATGGAGAATATCATACTAAACAACAAGAATATGACGCTCTTCGCTCTGAAGTCCTTAACAGCCTAGGTTACCGGGTTCTCCGCTTCACTAATGAAGAAATACTGCAGGAAACACCACTGGTTTTAGAAAAAATCAAGCAGACCCTTCAACTAGAACCATTATCTCCTCAAAACACACCAGCGGACACCCCCTCTCCACGGGGGAGGGGGCAGGGGAGTGGGGCCTCCCGGTTCGCCGGCAAAATCCTCCTCGCCACCGTCAAAGGCGATGTGCACGACATAGGAAAAAACATTGTGGGCGTAGTCTTGGCCTGCAACAACTATGAAGTGATAGACCTGGGCGTGATGACCCCAATAGATAAAATCCTAGAAACTGCCCGCCAGGAGAATGTAGACGTGATTGGCCTGAGTGGTTTGATTACTCCTTCTCTGGATGAGATGGTGTCGGTGGCCAGGGAGATGGAGCGCCAGAACTTTAACGTGCCGTTACTCATTGGCGGAGCCACTACTTCGCGCGCGCACACGGCCGTGAAGATTGCCCCGGCTTACAAGGGCACGGTGGTGCACGTACTGGATGCTTCGCGCAGTGTGCCAGTGGTAGGTTCTTTGCTGAGCCCCGACAACCGCGAGAAGTTTGCGCAAGACATGAAGGCGGAGTATGATGAGATGCGCGAAGGCTACCTGAGCCGCCAGAAGGAGAAAAAATACCTCACACTGCCACAGGCCCGCGCCAACAAACTGCCCATCGACTGGAAAGCCGAGGACATTTACCAACCCGCTAAAACAGGCGTGACCGTATTCAAAGGCTTCCCACTGGAGGAGTTGGTGCCCTACATTGACTGGACGCCTTTCTTCCAGACTTGGGAGTTGCACGGCCGCTTCCCTAAACTGCTGGAAGACCCGCTCATTGGTTCAGAAGCCACCAAGCTTTTTGCAGATGCGCAGGCGTTATTGAAGCGCATTGTAGATGAGAAACTGCTTATTGCCAACGGCATTGTGGGTCTCTTTCCGGCTAACAGCATCGGGGAAGATGACATTGAAGTGTATGGCCATGAGCAACGCACCGAGGTGTTAACCACCTTCCGCTCTTTGCGTCAGCAAGGACAGAAAGGGCCGGGTGTTCCCAACTTGGCGCTGGCAGATTTTGTAGCACCCAAGGAGACTGCTTTACCTGACTACGTGGGTGGCTTTGCGGTAACCACAGGCCATGGCTTGGAGGAATTGCTTCAAGAATTCGCCGCCGACCACGACGACTACCACAGCATCATGGCCAAAGCGTTGGCAGACCGCCTGGCCGAGGCCTTCGCCGAGAAACTGCATGAGATTGTGCGCAAGGAATTGTGGGCCTATGAGCCAGAAGAAAGCCTCACCAACGAGGAACTGATTAAGGAGAAATACCAAGGCATCCGTCCGGCGCCGGGTTATCCGGCCTGCCCAGACCACACGGAGAAAACCACGCTGTTCCAGTTGCTAGACGTGGAGAAACACACCGGCATCACCTTAACCGAAAGCCTGGCCATGTACCCCACCGCAGCAGTGTCTGGCTTGTACTTCGCGCATAAGCAGTCACGGTATTTCGGGTTGGGTAAGATTGAGAAGGACCAGGTGACAGATTATGCCCAGCGCAAAGGCATGACCGTGGAGGAAACCGAGCGCTGGTTGTCACCGAATTTGAATTACTAA
- the metF gene encoding methylenetetrahydrofolate reductase [NAD(P)H]: MKVTEHLQNATSTLFSFEILPPVKGKSIQSIYEGIDPLMEFNPPFINVTYHREEYVFKERGNGLLEKITIRKRPGTVGICSAIMNKYKVDTVPHIICGGFSKEDTENALMDLNFLGIDNVLLLRGDAVKTEAHFRPHTDGHAHASDLIQQVVQLNHGQYLDEEMESPTPTDFCIGVAGYPEKHVEAPNLATDLKYLKQKVDLGAQYIITQMFFDNKKFCDFVTACREAGITVPIIPGLKPLTTCNQLTVLPRFFNIDLPEDLVNAVEACKTPQDVKQVGIEWTIQQCKELMNFGVPCLHFYTMSKSEATAAVARAIF; this comes from the coding sequence ATGAAAGTAACCGAGCATTTACAAAACGCCACTTCTACCCTATTTTCTTTTGAGATTCTTCCGCCTGTGAAAGGGAAAAGCATCCAGTCTATTTATGAAGGTATTGACCCTTTAATGGAATTCAATCCGCCGTTCATCAACGTGACCTATCACCGCGAAGAATATGTATTCAAAGAACGCGGCAACGGGCTGCTGGAGAAAATCACCATCCGAAAAAGGCCGGGCACCGTGGGGATTTGTTCGGCTATCATGAACAAGTACAAGGTGGACACGGTGCCGCACATCATCTGCGGGGGCTTCAGCAAGGAAGACACAGAGAACGCCTTGATGGACCTCAACTTCCTGGGCATTGACAACGTGCTTCTGCTTCGCGGCGATGCCGTGAAAACCGAGGCGCATTTCAGGCCGCACACAGACGGGCACGCGCACGCCTCAGACCTCATCCAGCAGGTGGTACAACTCAACCATGGCCAGTATCTGGATGAGGAAATGGAGAGCCCTACCCCAACAGATTTCTGCATTGGCGTAGCCGGTTACCCAGAGAAACACGTAGAGGCCCCCAACCTGGCCACTGACCTCAAGTACCTCAAACAGAAAGTAGATTTGGGCGCCCAGTACATCATCACGCAAATGTTCTTTGACAACAAGAAGTTCTGCGACTTCGTGACTGCCTGCCGTGAAGCGGGTATTACCGTTCCTATCATTCCGGGTCTCAAGCCCTTGACCACCTGCAACCAGCTTACGGTTTTGCCGCGCTTCTTCAATATTGACTTGCCAGAAGATTTGGTAAATGCCGTAGAGGCCTGCAAAACACCGCAAGACGTGAAGCAAGTGGGCATTGAATGGACCATCCAGCAGTGCAAAGAGTTGATGAATTTTGGGGTGCCGTGTCTGCATTTTTATACCATGAGTAAGTCTGAAGCTACCGCCGCCGTAGCCAGAGCCATTTTCTAA
- a CDS encoding succinylglutamate desuccinylase/aspartoacylase family protein — MAEMIINETAIQPGENILIRLAISRLPSGTEIDIPVHVFRAQEPGPVLLLMAGMHGDEVNGIEIIRRMIRRNMLQPERGTIIAVPVLNIYGFLNFSREVPDGKDVNRSFPGNANGSLASRVAARFTKEILPLVDYGIDFHTGGASRSNFPQLRCVLEEETNAQLAHAFGAPFILNSNLRLGSLRKEASQMGKPIIVYETGESLRFDEHGINVAIEGTHRVMHHLGIISSSTPLSQPSIICEKDTWVRAPKAGLFRSFVKNGQIINRGQQIGTSADPYGFDSYPIISPVSGYVIGLNHMPVVNQGDAILHIGY; from the coding sequence ATGGCGGAGATGATCATCAATGAGACCGCCATTCAGCCCGGTGAGAACATCCTAATCAGGCTGGCTATTTCCAGGCTCCCCAGCGGAACTGAGATTGACATACCCGTACACGTGTTCCGGGCTCAGGAGCCGGGGCCGGTGCTCTTGCTCATGGCCGGCATGCATGGCGATGAGGTGAACGGCATTGAAATCATCCGGCGTATGATTCGGCGGAATATGCTGCAACCAGAGCGAGGCACTATCATTGCCGTTCCGGTACTCAACATCTACGGCTTCCTGAACTTCTCCAGAGAGGTGCCAGACGGCAAAGACGTGAATAGAAGCTTTCCGGGGAACGCCAACGGCTCTCTGGCCAGCCGCGTGGCCGCGAGGTTCACCAAAGAGATTCTGCCGCTGGTAGACTATGGCATTGATTTCCATACGGGTGGGGCCAGTCGGTCCAACTTTCCCCAACTGCGCTGTGTGCTAGAGGAAGAAACAAACGCGCAGTTGGCTCATGCTTTTGGCGCGCCTTTCATCCTTAACTCTAACCTGCGGTTAGGCTCGCTGCGTAAAGAAGCCTCCCAGATGGGCAAGCCCATTATTGTATATGAAACCGGCGAGTCTTTACGCTTTGATGAGCACGGTATCAACGTAGCCATTGAAGGTACGCACCGCGTCATGCACCATCTGGGTATCATCAGTTCGTCCACGCCGCTTTCCCAACCCAGCATCATCTGCGAAAAAGACACCTGGGTACGCGCGCCCAAGGCTGGCTTGTTCAGAAGCTTCGTGAAGAACGGCCAAATCATCAACCGCGGCCAACAGATAGGCACCTCGGCAGATCCGTATGGCTTTGACAGTTATCCCATCATCTCACCCGTTAGCGGTTACGTGATTGGTCTCAACCATATGCCCGTCGTTAACCAAGGCGACGCCATTCTGCATATTGGGTATTAA
- the rimK gene encoding 30S ribosomal protein S6--L-glutamate ligase, producing MKIAILSRNARLYSTRRLVEAAQQRGHEAVVLDHLRCDLVMEKGAPHILYKGELLTGIDAIIPRIGASVTFYGTAVVRQFEMMKVKSVVASQSIVRSRDKLRSLQIMARAGLGMPKTAFTNYSKEVKQLIQEVGGAPLVIKLLEGTQGLGVVLAETGKAAESVIEAFHNLKARIIVQEFIAESKGADIRVFVVNGEVVGAMKRQGKEGEFRSNLHRGGTATLIKLSRAEKAAALMAAKSLGLDVAGVDMLQSKRGPLILEVNSSPGLEGIERATQKDIAGKIIEFTELLVNKKATKTSKKKTTGDGGDDHQ from the coding sequence ATGAAGATAGCGATTCTCTCGCGTAATGCCCGGCTGTACTCTACGCGCCGGTTAGTTGAAGCCGCGCAACAACGCGGCCACGAAGCCGTGGTGCTGGACCACCTGCGCTGTGACCTGGTCATGGAAAAAGGCGCGCCCCACATTCTCTACAAAGGCGAACTGCTCACCGGCATAGACGCCATCATTCCGCGTATTGGGGCCTCTGTCACGTTCTACGGGACGGCCGTGGTACGCCAGTTTGAAATGATGAAAGTGAAAAGCGTGGTGGCCAGCCAGTCCATTGTGCGCTCTAGAGACAAACTGCGCTCTTTGCAGATTATGGCGCGCGCCGGTCTGGGTATGCCTAAGACTGCCTTCACTAATTACTCCAAAGAAGTAAAGCAGTTGATTCAGGAAGTAGGCGGTGCCCCACTAGTGATTAAACTGCTGGAAGGCACGCAAGGTCTGGGCGTAGTGCTGGCAGAGACTGGCAAAGCCGCCGAGTCGGTGATTGAGGCCTTCCATAACCTTAAGGCCCGCATCATTGTGCAGGAATTCATCGCTGAAAGCAAAGGTGCCGACATCCGCGTATTTGTAGTGAACGGCGAGGTGGTGGGCGCCATGAAACGCCAGGGCAAGGAGGGCGAGTTCAGATCTAACCTGCACCGCGGTGGTACGGCCACGCTCATCAAACTGTCCCGCGCCGAGAAAGCCGCCGCCCTCATGGCCGCCAAATCTTTGGGCTTAGACGTGGCCGGCGTAGACATGCTGCAATCCAAACGCGGACCGCTTATCTTAGAAGTGAACTCGTCCCCGGGTTTGGAAGGCATTGAGAGAGCCACTCAGAAAGATATAGCCGGCAAAATAATAGAATTTACAGAGCTACTGGTCAACAAGAAGGCCACTAAAACCAGCAAAAAGAAAACCACCGGCGATGGCGGAGATGATCATCAATGA
- a CDS encoding ATP-dependent zinc protease family protein: MTESLEKKIIGRREMVDFPGLELFEVEAKIDTGAFTSSIHCNNIREVTQADGRKAIHFELLDPSHPAYNHKAFEFNDFTLRNVKSSFGDVQERYIIRTTIVVHGQEMETEFSLSDRSDLKYPVLLGRTLLRRRFVVDVSKKNLSLKAKNKKATKAKRTPKKKDQTS; encoded by the coding sequence ATGACAGAGAGTCTTGAGAAAAAAATCATTGGCAGACGGGAGATGGTAGACTTCCCCGGGCTGGAGTTGTTTGAGGTAGAGGCCAAGATTGACACGGGGGCCTTCACCTCCTCCATCCATTGCAACAACATACGGGAGGTCACGCAGGCAGACGGCCGCAAGGCCATTCACTTTGAGCTGCTAGACCCGTCGCACCCCGCCTACAACCACAAAGCCTTTGAGTTCAATGACTTCACGTTGCGCAATGTAAAAAGTTCGTTTGGCGATGTACAGGAACGCTACATCATTCGTACTACCATTGTGGTGCATGGGCAGGAGATGGAGACCGAGTTCTCCCTCTCAGACCGAAGCGATTTGAAATACCCTGTGCTGTTGGGCCGTACGCTGTTGCGGCGCCGGTTTGTGGTAGACGTTTCTAAGAAGAACCTGTCGCTCAAAGCCAAAAACAAGAAAGCCACCAAGGCCAAAAGAACACCCAAGAAAAAAGACCAGACCTCATGA
- a CDS encoding PQQ-dependent sugar dehydrogenase, whose product MKRLSTVKLSVLGLALAFQMSCSSDSSKPNANAEGEKPSTEAQDTLSENVTEEPATEGNLAKIVMPDGFKISYYAQKVVNARSMALTPNGTLFVGTRDKGSVYAIVDRNKDNKADEVITIATGLRMPNGVAFRNGSLYVAEIHRILRYDNIEANLKNPPKPVVVYDKFPTEEHHGWKYIAFGPDDKLYVPVGAPCNICLSEKPVYAAINRMNPDGSGLEVFANGVRNTVGFDWHPDTKELWFTDNGRDLMGDNTPPDELNKAPKKGMHFGYPFCHAGDVLDPEFGKGKNCADYTAPVQKLNPHGGTLGMEFYTGTMFPSTYRKQIFIAEHGSWNRTEKIGYQVSLFRTDAQGKTSFMPFAAGWLQNGKEWGRPVDVEVMPDGSMLVSDDMNDAIYRITYSGK is encoded by the coding sequence ATGAAAAGACTTTCTACCGTTAAATTGAGCGTTCTGGGCCTGGCCCTGGCTTTCCAGATGAGCTGTTCCTCAGACAGCAGCAAACCAAATGCCAACGCTGAGGGCGAGAAACCTTCCACCGAAGCCCAGGACACCCTCTCTGAGAACGTCACCGAAGAACCCGCCACCGAAGGCAACCTAGCCAAGATTGTGATGCCTGATGGTTTCAAAATAAGCTACTACGCCCAAAAAGTGGTGAATGCCCGCTCCATGGCGCTCACGCCCAACGGCACCCTGTTTGTGGGCACCCGCGACAAAGGCAGTGTCTACGCCATAGTGGACCGCAACAAAGACAACAAAGCCGATGAGGTCATCACCATTGCCACCGGCCTGAGAATGCCCAACGGCGTGGCCTTTAGAAACGGGTCTCTGTACGTAGCCGAGATTCACCGCATCCTGCGCTATGACAACATTGAAGCCAACCTCAAGAATCCGCCCAAACCGGTGGTAGTCTATGACAAATTCCCGACAGAGGAACACCACGGCTGGAAGTACATCGCCTTCGGGCCAGATGATAAGCTGTATGTGCCGGTGGGCGCACCCTGTAACATCTGCCTTTCTGAGAAGCCCGTGTACGCCGCCATCAACCGAATGAACCCTGACGGCTCTGGCCTGGAAGTGTTTGCCAACGGCGTGCGCAACACCGTGGGCTTTGACTGGCACCCAGACACCAAAGAACTCTGGTTCACCGACAACGGCCGTGACCTGATGGGTGACAACACCCCGCCAGATGAGCTGAACAAAGCGCCTAAAAAAGGCATGCACTTCGGGTATCCTTTCTGCCACGCCGGCGATGTATTGGACCCTGAGTTTGGCAAAGGCAAGAACTGCGCAGACTACACCGCCCCAGTTCAAAAGTTGAACCCGCACGGCGGAACGCTAGGCATGGAGTTCTACACCGGCACCATGTTCCCATCAACCTACCGCAAGCAAATCTTCATTGCCGAGCACGGCTCCTGGAACCGTACTGAGAAAATAGGCTATCAGGTAAGCCTCTTCCGGACCGATGCGCAAGGCAAAACCAGCTTCATGCCCTTCGCGGCCGGTTGGTTGCAGAACGGCAAAGAATGGGGACGCCCCGTGGACGTAGAAGTAATGCCAGACGGCTCAATGCTAGTCTCAGATGACATGAACGATGCCATCTACCGCATCACCTACAGCGGGAAGTAA
- a CDS encoding alpha/beta fold hydrolase yields MSIIRLQTSKLHYRKLGNGPRALLAFHGYGQEGHYFDVMARTLQPDYTVYAVDLFFHGGSTLSKADQPLTKTRLQEFVQALLEKEKIERFSVMAFSMGGKFALATLEKFHGQMDELYLIAPDGIKTHLLYNIATYPGWLQGLFKRIVLRPTRFFQTLGWLERKRVVDSGLVKFANWQMNSQEKRLRVYRSWTAFRNLTFDIRNVVKLLNQSEMEVTVFLGKYDQIISPKRLEVFLKALRKHNLVILNAGHTHLLYDVASWLKNHRRSAKNL; encoded by the coding sequence GTGTCCATCATCAGACTGCAAACCTCTAAGCTCCACTACAGAAAGTTAGGGAACGGCCCTAGGGCGTTGTTGGCGTTTCATGGGTACGGGCAGGAAGGACATTACTTTGACGTGATGGCGCGCACCTTGCAACCAGACTACACGGTGTATGCCGTGGATTTGTTCTTCCATGGGGGGAGTACCTTGAGCAAGGCAGACCAACCGCTTACCAAAACCAGGCTGCAGGAATTTGTGCAGGCCTTGCTGGAGAAGGAAAAAATAGAACGGTTCTCGGTGATGGCGTTTAGCATGGGCGGGAAGTTCGCGCTGGCCACGTTGGAGAAATTCCATGGGCAGATGGATGAGTTGTACCTGATTGCACCCGATGGCATCAAGACGCATTTGCTGTATAACATTGCCACGTACCCAGGTTGGTTGCAAGGCTTGTTCAAACGCATCGTGCTTCGGCCTACGCGGTTTTTTCAGACGTTGGGTTGGCTGGAGCGCAAGCGGGTGGTAGACTCGGGGCTGGTGAAATTTGCCAATTGGCAGATGAACTCCCAAGAGAAGCGCCTGCGCGTGTACCGCAGTTGGACTGCCTTTAGAAACCTCACCTTTGACATTAGAAACGTAGTCAAACTGCTCAACCAGAGCGAGATGGAGGTGACCGTTTTTCTGGGTAAGTATGACCAGATTATTTCGCCCAAGCGGCTAGAGGTATTCTTGAAAGCCCTGCGCAAACACAATCTGGTCATCTTGAACGCCGGACATACGCACCTGCTCTATGACGTAGCCTCCTGGCTGAAGAACCACCGGCGCTCGGCCAAGAATTTGTAA